From the Drechmeria coniospora strain ARSEF 6962 chromosome 02, whole genome shotgun sequence genome, the window AGTCGGCAGTTGGACGTGGTGGCCGTCTGTTGGTAATACTCGAAGCCGGATTGGCTAGCTGCGCCGGCCAGGGCCTGCAtcccgcgacggcgaaggaCGGTGGCCCTCTTCCCGACTCGCGCGCGACGCAGGCCTCGGCAACTTTATGCCGTGGCGAAAGGCAGCTTTGTACGCCATGGGCAGATGCCCCGCGAGGATGCCGGGTCGTATGTGCACGAGACTTGGTCACGGAGTGAAAGGGTGAGGTGAAGGGGAGGAGCTCGCGCGCATGCGCCGATTCGGAGCGACTGCGGAAGTCACGTTTCGACGGCATCAGGCGGCCATGAGGAACGCCGTTCAGGCACACGTCTCCAGCATCTTGTCAATGACTCCCCGCAACGTATCGttctcgagcgccgccgccacccgctCCTTGTCGGCGAGCTGCTTGTTCACCTGGTCATCTTGGCTGTGGCTATTTTCCTTGCAGCGGACATCGACGCGGTAGTTGGGCGGCAGCACTTGCTCGAGCCGAACTCgcacgccgaggccgagcacgGTGGCCAGCGAGCAGTGGGTGACCGTCGGGGTGAGCTCCACAAGGACGTTGACGATGGTGCTCTGGTCCGGGACACCAAGAGCGGGCGAGGGGGTGATGTGGATGTCGGGGAGGTTGATGACAGACAACAGGCCGAGGGACACGGGATGCTCGGGATCCGATATGCTGTGGATTAGATCTGCACATGTCACGTTAGCGTTATCGGCCATAATATATCGTGATgcgagaagaagaaaaaatAGTAGCCCCGGCAGACGGCGCCGCGAGCGTGAGGTGTGGTGTGACTGGGGGACCGGCGGTCCGGGGGCGCGGCTGGGCttcgcgacggcggccacaAAGTCTTTGCGGCTATCAGGGAGGAGAGCGACGGGGGGACATTTGCTTGGTGAAGGACAATGAATGATGCGGCGAAAGGGAACGAGACCCTACCGTATATCTCCTGCTCGTCTATCGGTTCCGCCTTCCATTTGGCCTCTCCGAGGTCGCCGTGGGGCCACGGCACATCGAGGTCGCAAAAGGGACGCGACAGGCATCTTGGGCGCGATAAAATGTCATGGTCGTATTTTGTGTCGGGCCCTCTTCGAGCTGCCGACTCGTTTTGGCGCGTCGGCAGCTGTGAGGCGCTGAGGATCGTGGGGTTGGCGTTGTCCAGAGCAACGGCCATGATGACAGAGTTTGGCGTATGGCAGGGACAGTTTTTGCTTTGCTTTGCTTTGGTCTGCCTTGCTGCGCTCTGCTTTCCTTTGCTTCGCCTGCCGGGTGGGGGTGGCAACGGGAGGGGAAGGGTTTTCAAATTGGGTGTGGCAACCGGTCCCGCTGCTGGCGAGAAGGGCCGGACGCGGCTTGGTGCGATGCGAGCAAGGGTGGCAGACGAGGCAGAGAAGATGATGCCGGAGAGGGCAGAGAGGTCGGAAGGATTCGGCGCGCTGCACGGGACGAGTGGGTGGTCGCGAGAGGCGTGAGCACCAGGAACGATTCAGAGTTGATGTAACGGTGCTAGggcagcatcgtcgaggcAAATGACTGCCTCGGATCGCGGGGTGTGGTTCCGGGTGAGCGAGTGTGTGTGGGCGAGTGTGTGGGCGAGTGTGTGGGCGAGCGTGTGCGAGGGTGACGCTCGGCACTCGGGCTGCAATAACTATCGGGCCGTCCAAAATGACCAACCAGAAGGGCGAGGTACCTCGTCCTTGTTGATGCCCGTTTCATTCGACGCCAAATCTTGCGCTCTTCCTCGGGCGCTTGTGGCACTCTCCCCATGGGGTCGTAGCTCGTATCGTGCAACTCTCATGCCTGTTGGCTCCGCCTATTGATCCTCGCCCTACCTATGTCGAGACTCTTAGGATCGCCAACCCTTGTCGTTTCTCTACTTGCTATACTCGTGCTTTacggtgtacaagtagtcgCACACCGACAAGTGAGtgcgcgtacatgtacatgcacatgcgcatgAAAGGTGCACTCCGCACAGGATACTAGAACATAATTACGGGTACCAAGTagacttactccgtactgtacaatgcactaagtaagtatgtacgccgtactcggtacggacTTTGGGTACCaatgctgtacatgtactgtactgtactgtagatgtacaagtactgttggtgcaagtacctacttgcaccaacagtactagtacatctactttacttacagcacacgtactctgtaattacagtactcggtCCTccgctccgtgctccgtacttgcagtccGGATTCACCTGCAGACACAATCCATCCCAGCGACACCGCCAATCAATCGAGGCGACCAGAGAGGCGCTCACAAGCGCCAGCGCATGATTTATTCCCGCACCACTCCGATCGTCTTCGTTGGTAGCCATCATTTCCCAGCGGTATTGCGACCCCGCCTCCCCTCCCTTATCTGCTCACTCAACCGACGGTCCTTTGCTGATTGGTCTGCGCATGACCTTGCCTGCCGGCGCCCGGCTTCTCGCGGTGCCGCGGGTTGGTGGGTTGATGGTTGATTGGGTGGGTGGATCAGGGTTGACTCCCAGAAGACGGTGCATCCTTCACCTCCTTCGGCGGAATCAGGGGGGTCGGACCAACTTCTTCGGGGACGAAAACAACAAAACAACCTCAGCCGCCGGTCCGCCCGTCGAAAGTTCCGGTCCTTTCGCTCTCGACCAGGCGGGTGACGTGACGGTAGCTCGCCTCACGTGCCGACAAGACATGGGCCATGCGCTCGCTCTACGGACCTGGACGGCAGCACGCGCAAGCCGCATGCCAGAGCGAGATTCTGGAAGCGCGGCAGAAGCTGCCACGGTCGGCCACCCCTGCGGCGTGGAAGCTGACGGGCGGGCGgacggtgtcgacgaggttGCCTCTACGGAGTGCCGACATGAAGACATTTCGGACGCATTGCTGGATGGGGATGGAAGGATGCATTCCGCGCAACCCCAAATCGGTCGGCTCATCGACAGCAGCTTCGTGCGGGACGACGATCCAAGTGCCGCGATGGGGGCCTTTCCTGACATTCGTTGGCCAACACCTGCTGGCGTACGTGcttgggcgacgacggctgcgaATAAGTATGGTGCCCCGCCCTCGCAAGAGAATGGTGCAGCATCGTCGAGTACGTACGGATGTCGGCATGCCCTCGCTGCCTCTCCGAAAGTCgacccgtcgacggctgcgaAGGGTATTCAGGCAGCCCTTGAACTCAGTACTGTGGAACTGTGCACTGTAGATGTGTGATGTACAACTGCTGATGTCTGCTGCCCGGTGCCGGACAATGTGGCACAGTGCAGGACATGTGGCGCTGgtacgacaagtacggagtccagCTAGCTACACCTACCTCCTAGGCACCTGTAAACACGGTCTCCGTGCAAgtccaagtaagtacatgcaagtattgctCGTAGTCCGTgcgtgtacagtattacttgtataTGCACTCGTGCTTGTCACCGTACTGGGTATTATTGCGATTACGATTACTcccgtgcagtacttactccgtacgtgtatTATTATTAGATTACGGACGTGCTTGGAAGCGCTCGTAATGCGGAATCGTGAATTCGTTGCCATTCCTTGGCGGCGTCCTCGGAGCCCGCCGCCTGACGGACGCTGGTCTGGGTCCGGCCTTGATGGATCCCTGCTTGATTATGATTATTCCCCTTTTTCAAACTCCTTCTCCCCGTAGCCTGATGGTTAGCGCTGACGACCTATTCACATCTGCTCCGCCTAGCCTCCCGGTAGGCCAGGCACAGGTCTCAAGAGCGTTAGCTTCCTAGCGCCGCGTGGCTTGTTTGTCGCTTTGCGGAGCCATGAAACCACCTTCGCGGCCTGCCTTCATGGTGGTTGGGTGACGATCTGTGGATGCCGCCCCAGACGACCAGCCGCTTTAGGCCGACTCGGTGACACAGATCGAGGACCTCGGCAAATCGAGGCCTTCCTGTCGACTCTCATCGCGAGCAGGACGGATACGCAccgccgtgctccgtaccacgGAGCAATActtagtactgtaggtataattagcatgcatgtgcggagcacaagtgcatgcagATGCTGGGgccgcaagtaagtatacatctacagtacgtacatgtacacctacatccCCGTACCCGTAatgcttactccgtacggaatacaccTATGGACAATCGCTTGACACCATGTATAGGCACTCGCTCGTATGACTGTGGCAGCCAAAAACTGCACACATCActttgtacctgtacttgcctgcGCATGCTGGGACTCGCACACCGGTTGGCATGTGAAGGCAGGGGAGTAGGTGTTGTCCCCGCGACTGATGCAGCGGCCGCATGGcgccgagtacgagtacgagaaTGGGACATGATTGTCATTTCTGAATCGTGCGAATGGTGCGGAAGGATCCAGCGcgctgtgctccgtgctgcacACCGTCGTCTCTCACGCCATGCGGGTACGTGTCTCGTGCCTCGGCCATCGGTCGGTCGCATCTTCCCAGTCGTCGAACGTCGCCGTTCCATGAGATTTTCTAGTGGTGGATCGACGCGAGAGATGGCGTGCAGCCGACAGATGTCATGGCTGCTGGTCCGCACCGGACCGCCCAGGAACTGCTCCTCGCTGCCCTTTTGACGACAAAGGACCCGTCTGTGCGGCAAGTGAAATGGACCAGGAACAGGGGTTAGCGGTGGGCAACGGGCATCGGAACGATGAATACCTGCTggcgcatgtacagagtacagcactAACCTATACCTTGTATGTAAGTATTCCGTGCTAGCGGGACACTTGCAGGACACTTGCAGGACACTCGCAGGACGCCTACACctagagtactgtacacccaagtacaagcacacctacctcgtactgtacttacagtacttacacctgctTGCAGGACACCTACTCAAATACTAGGCACGTACTTTTTGCTcgtacacttgcatgtacttgcatgtagtCGCGTACATTGTGCAAGTATTGTAGGTGCAAGGAGCACGCACGTACGACGTAGCGCATTATCCACCGTTCGCACGTAAGTTGGTACTTTGGTGAAGGTGTGCTGTGTGCTCGGCAAGCCTCCCCAGGGCGGCGAGAAAAACTTGTCGCGGCCGGGAACGATGACAGGTCAGAACAACCACCGGCGTGGGCAAAAAAGTATCGTGCTGCTTCCCTGACGCGATATGACGATGGGATGCAGGGGGATGGACGCAGCCGGCAGAAGCCTTTGTGGGAGGCTGCCAGCGTGACGGCTGGCCAGCGATAACGCCAGCCACTCGCTTCGTGCTTGGAGATGGAGGCCAAGAATCGAGCAGAGGAGGTCGGTGCTTCGCCTCACTCTCTCGCGCTCTTGCGCGTGCGCACTCCCTCTTCCCCGCACGACGCTCCATGTGGGCACAGCACGCTCTCTCCTCCACTTAAGCTGGGGTGCTGGTGTGCGGAGTGCGGATCGGCTACCAAGGCGACTGGGTACCCTCTTGGCTGGCCAGGGTGTTTTTCATGCCAGGCCTTGTCGCCGTTCCAGATCGACGGCCGGTGTGCGGCGGTGATGACAAGGACCCCTCACAACATGGCGAGTAGTCGCACTTCCTTAGGTTCAACGCCGTAGCGGGCTTGGCTTAGTCTTGGTCCGGAACGCTAACgggccatcgtcgcctccTGGCTCGTCCCTGTCACCCATGAACAAACATTCAAGGGTTccggcggccttggccggcgcTGCTCTCACTGGGCGCATGCATTCACGTGCCCGTTGTGCCGGGCCTGTAGGCTCTAGGTGTCCTggccgtacggagtgcatgtacgtacagtactttggcGCTGGAACAGACCCTCCGGACCCCGCGCCAGGGCAGTCGCCGTTCATAGCGTTCATAGGAGGGAGAGTCAATGCCTGCAATTGCAGgtactactgtactaggtaggtaattaccCCAGCCAGCAGAAGCGCcgggtgtcgacgacgacatcctGCATCGTCACTATTACCTAGTAGCCAGCCGGGGCGGGCTGCGCACCGCGATCCAGGGGGCAGGGGCGATCATTTCACCCCCAAGTACCCCCATGGATATGAGGCTATTGATGCAAAGTCTGCGATGTACGCAGGTAGAGTAGGCTATGCGGAACCGCGGTGCCTTTCCCAaccggctcggcggcggctttcGCGGCCATGACGAATGAGACGTCATTGCCTGTCCAGCGAGACAGGCTCGAAGCGACTGGTCCGAATGCATGCAAGGGGACCGTCCTGATTGCATTTTGCACATCAGCCATACGCCAGTCGACCAAGAGCGCCACTCAGTGGCTGGAGGCGTAGGGTGGGATGCGGGCTGGTGATGCATCGCAGCTCAGTCACTCCGTCACATGAGGGCATACTGTACGCCGAGATGCGCTGGCGGAGCCAGGGTCGCGAAGccgggggagggagggggggcgggggtCGCGCCGGGATTCCGCACCAGAGAGgatacagtaagtacgcaCAGGAACGGAGATGGCGGTGATGAGAAAGGATTGTACGGTAATACTCCGTTCTCTatagttgtacggagttcaagtacactgtacggaTAGACGGTGCCCAATCTGGGCCTTTCCCACCCCCAAGGCCAAACATTCTGGAGGGGGTACAAGAACTTGTGAATGGTACTTGCGATGGTACCTGTTTGGTGCAAATCCacctagtaagtaattaattactgtacacctacagtaagtacggggtacggagtaaagtacggggtacggagtactgatcCTGTCACTCCATTGTATTACTTGTGGAGGTTGGTATTCTTAGCTCTCTGTCAGACCTTGCGACCAAAAAgatacctacatgtacagtgcttacagtaGTATGCGTGGAGAATACTCAAGTAGTTGTATAAATgtaatactctgtaagtgtaagggtacatgtgcattgcgtacaactacggagtacttgcacctaaaGTAATACTTGTTCTTACAGTACTACGAGAAGGCACCATTATACCTTAGGCAGTAGCCGGGCGACTCCAGGGGTAAGCACTGTTGGCTCTTTCGCACCAAGCataaagtactaggtaccatCGCTAGCAGTATTACAGCGATTGAACGGAGCGCAGTTGGTGCATCGTACGGAGGAccgcacatgcatgtgctcccGCGTTtccatgcactccgtactccgtacagcgctTGGAGGTCCCTTCAGCCCACCGGGCTGGCTACTTTCTCGTTGCTCACAGCTTCGCATGACTGAAAATGCGTAGGCGCACGTATTAGCGCAGCGCTACATGGTGATCGAGTCCTCCGCTTCAAGAGTGCACTGGACGATGGAGTCGTCTCTTTGCCTTTACTGGAGGACCGACTGGCGAATGACCGCTGGGGCATCACAGGACAACATGGACAGCATGGACAACATGGACAGCATGGTGGTCCTTTTGCAACCTCTCCAGTCTCCACAGCCAACGGAGGTGTGCATGGCTCGAACGGCTTGCTAGCTGTCGACATGACCTAGCCAGGGGCGATTTACTCGGCTCCGCCTTGAAGCCCCCCTATTTCCCTCGGGGTCTTCTGCACAACCGATGCCATCACGCGCACGTTGGACGGACTAGTTCAGGAAACTCTCCGTATTACAGCCAGCCCCCGAGTCGGTACTGCCGACTGGATGCAAGCCTGTGATTGCCGAGCAGATAAGCTCGGCACCCGCATTCGCCCACCTATCTGGGAGGCGGGGAGGCGGAACCGGGGATGTTGGATGAGGGggatggaggatggaggatggaggatgTCGATGTTGTCACCACCAAACCCCCATCTACataatgcatgtacttgcaagtac encodes:
- a CDS encoding FAM96B-like protein, giving the protein MAVALDNANPTILSASQLPTRQNESAARRGPDTKYDHDILSRPRCLSRPFCDLDVPWPHGDLGEAKWKAEPIDEQEIYDLIHSISDPEHPVSLGLLSVINLPDIHITPSPALGVPDQSTIVNVLVELTPTVTHCSLATVLGLGVRVRLEQVLPPNYRVDVRCKENSHSQDDQVNKQLADKERVAAALENDTLRGVIDKMLETCA